The Acinetobacter defluvii genome includes a region encoding these proteins:
- the rplL gene encoding 50S ribosomal protein L7/L12, with amino-acid sequence MALTNEEILNAVAEKTVLELVELISAFEEKFNVSAAAVAVAAAPGAGAAAAEEQSEFTVELASFGANKVAVIKAVREATGLGLKEAKDLVEGAPSAIKEGVSKEEAEELKKKLEEAGAEVKLK; translated from the coding sequence ATGGCTTTAACTAACGAAGAAATCCTAAACGCAGTTGCTGAAAAAACTGTTCTTGAACTTGTTGAATTAATTTCTGCTTTCGAAGAAAAATTCAATGTATCTGCTGCTGCTGTAGCTGTAGCTGCTGCTCCAGGTGCTGGTGCTGCTGCTGCTGAAGAGCAATCAGAATTCACAGTTGAACTTGCTAGCTTCGGTGCGAACAAAGTTGCTGTAATTAAAGCAGTTCGTGAAGCAACTGGTCTTGGTCTTAAAGAAGCGAAAGATCTTGTTGAAGGCGCTCCTTCTGCAATTAAAGAAGGCGTTTCTAAAGAAGAAGCTGAAGAACTTAAGAAAAAACTTGAAGAAGCTGGTGCTGAAGTTAAACTTAAGTAA
- the tuf gene encoding elongation factor Tu yields MAKAKFERNKPHVNVGTIGHVDHGKTTLTAAIATVCAKTFGGEAKDYAAIDSAPEEKARGITINTSHVEYDSPIRHYAHVDCPGHADYVKNMITGAAQMDGAILVCSATDGPMPQTREHILLSRQVGVPYIIVFLNKCDIVDDEELIELVEMEVRELLSTYDFPGDDTPVIRGSALAALNGEDGQYGVPAVLQLVEALDTYIPEPERAIDKAFLMPIEDVFSISGRGTVVTGRVESGIVKVGEEVEIVGIKDTVKTTVTGVEMFRKLLDEGRAGENCGILLRGTKREDVQRGQVLAKPGSIKPHTKFDAEVYVLSKDEGGRHTPFLNGYRPQFYFRTTDVTGAIQLKEGVEMVMPGDNVEMSVELIHPIAMDPGLRFAIREGGRTVGAGVVSKVTA; encoded by the coding sequence ATGGCTAAGGCTAAGTTTGAACGTAATAAGCCACACGTAAACGTGGGCACAATCGGTCACGTTGACCATGGTAAAACAACTTTAACAGCTGCAATTGCAACTGTATGTGCAAAAACTTTTGGCGGTGAAGCGAAAGATTACGCTGCAATTGACTCTGCACCAGAAGAAAAAGCACGTGGTATTACAATTAATACGTCTCACGTAGAATACGACTCTCCAATCCGTCACTATGCACACGTAGACTGCCCAGGACACGCCGATTATGTTAAAAACATGATCACAGGTGCTGCTCAAATGGATGGCGCGATCCTTGTATGTTCAGCGACTGATGGTCCAATGCCACAAACTCGTGAACACATCCTTCTTTCTCGTCAAGTAGGTGTACCTTACATTATTGTTTTCTTAAACAAATGTGACATCGTTGATGATGAAGAGTTAATCGAATTGGTTGAAATGGAAGTTCGTGAACTTCTTTCTACTTATGACTTCCCGGGTGATGACACTCCGGTGATCCGTGGTTCAGCTTTAGCTGCACTTAACGGTGAAGACGGTCAATACGGTGTTCCAGCTGTTCTTCAACTTGTTGAAGCACTTGACACTTACATCCCAGAACCAGAACGTGCGATCGATAAAGCATTCTTAATGCCAATCGAGGACGTATTCTCTATCTCTGGTCGTGGTACAGTAGTCACTGGTCGTGTTGAATCAGGTATTGTGAAAGTAGGCGAAGAAGTTGAAATCGTAGGTATCAAAGACACGGTTAAAACAACTGTAACTGGCGTTGAAATGTTCCGTAAACTTCTTGACGAAGGTCGTGCGGGTGAGAACTGTGGTATTCTTCTACGTGGTACTAAACGTGAAGACGTACAACGTGGTCAAGTATTGGCTAAACCAGGTTCAATCAAACCACACACTAAATTCGACGCAGAAGTATATGTACTTTCTAAAGACGAAGGTGGTCGCCATACACCATTCCTTAACGGTTACCGTCCACAATTCTATTTCCGTACAACTGACGTAACTGGTGCAATCCAGTTGAAAGAAGGCGTTGAAATGGTAATGCCTGGTGACAACGTTGAAATGTCAGTAGAATTGATCCACCCAATCGCAATGGACCCAGGTCTACGTTTCGCGATTCGTGAAGGTGGTCGTACAGTAGGTGCTGGTGTAGTTTCTAAAGTTACTGCATAA
- the nusG gene encoding transcription termination/antitermination protein NusG: MKRWYIIHAYSGYEKQVMRSLNDRIQRSAVADSFGEVLVPTEEVVEMKDGKKRKSERKFFPGYVLVEMEMNDETWHIVKECPKVLGFIGGTAEKPAPITQKEADAILARVRNTGEAPRPKTMFEPGEELLVIDGPFTDFKGVVEEVIYDKSRLTLTINVFNRPTQVELEFRQVEKTI; encoded by the coding sequence ATGAAACGTTGGTACATTATTCATGCCTATTCTGGTTATGAAAAACAAGTGATGCGTTCACTTAATGATCGAATCCAGCGTAGCGCTGTTGCTGATAGCTTTGGTGAAGTTCTTGTCCCTACTGAAGAAGTAGTGGAAATGAAGGATGGTAAGAAACGTAAATCAGAGCGTAAATTCTTTCCGGGCTATGTATTAGTTGAAATGGAAATGAATGATGAGACTTGGCATATCGTGAAAGAATGTCCAAAAGTATTAGGTTTCATCGGTGGTACAGCAGAAAAACCTGCACCGATTACGCAAAAAGAAGCTGATGCGATTCTTGCACGTGTACGCAATACGGGTGAAGCACCACGTCCTAAGACGATGTTTGAGCCAGGCGAAGAATTATTGGTGATTGACGGTCCATTCACAGACTTTAAGGGTGTGGTGGAAGAAGTTATATACGATAAATCACGTTTAACCTTAACGATTAACGTGTTTAATCGACCAACGCAAGTGGAATTGGAATTTCGCCAAGTCGAAAAAACAATTTAA
- the rplK gene encoding 50S ribosomal protein L11 has product MAKKIDGYIKLQVPAGKANPSPPIGPALGQRGVNIMAFCKEFNAATQKVEAGLPIPVVITVYNDKSFTFIMKTPPAAILLKKAAGIQKGSAVPNKTKVGKLTRAQLEEIATTKEPDLTGADLDARVRTIAGSARSMGLEVEL; this is encoded by the coding sequence ATGGCTAAGAAGATTGACGGCTATATCAAGCTGCAAGTTCCAGCTGGTAAAGCGAATCCATCTCCACCGATTGGTCCTGCACTAGGTCAACGTGGTGTGAACATCATGGCATTCTGTAAAGAATTCAATGCTGCAACACAAAAAGTTGAAGCTGGTCTGCCAATTCCAGTTGTGATTACTGTGTACAACGATAAATCGTTCACATTCATCATGAAAACTCCACCTGCTGCGATTCTTCTTAAGAAAGCTGCGGGTATCCAAAAAGGTTCAGCTGTACCTAACAAAACTAAAGTTGGTAAGTTGACTCGTGCTCAATTGGAAGAAATTGCGACTACTAAAGAACCAGATTTAACTGGTGCTGATTTAGACGCACGTGTTCGTACCATCGCTGGTTCTGCACGTTCTATGGGCTTGGAAGTGGAGCTATAA
- the trpE gene encoding anthranilate synthase component I, with the protein MTTFNQFEQLKTAGYNLIPIYRQRLADTDTPLSVFARIKDHKQAYLFESVEGGENWARYSIIGLGESTVFSCNAGQLTIQHANGELSQQACSDPFQYIRDFQAQFKVPSHDLIPVLPKFTGGLVGYFGYDSVRYIEPRLSNMPEADPVGLPDLWMMLSKTVIVFDNLKDTLFLIVHADVHDAEAYTKAQQQLDELEALLATPISLQAKTHTAPHFESLTGKERYLASIEKVKEYIRAGDVMQVVPGHRMVSDFDGEPLQVYRALRHLNPSPYLFLVQGQTLENNQPFHIVGSSPEILSRLENGIATVRPLAGTRPRGKTKEEDLALEQDLLSDEKEIAEHLMLIDLGRNDVGRVSKIGKVKVTDQMVIERYSHVMHIVSNVQGEVLDDVDALDVFKATFPAGTLSGAPKIRAMEIIDEVEPVKRGIFGGAVGYLGWHGEMDMSIAIRTCVIRENKVYVQAGAGLVYDSNPESEWNETQIKARAVIKAVELSSNGLIL; encoded by the coding sequence ATGACTACATTCAATCAATTTGAGCAATTAAAAACGGCAGGCTACAACCTGATTCCTATCTATCGCCAACGCCTTGCAGATACAGATACACCACTATCTGTGTTTGCACGAATAAAAGATCATAAACAAGCGTATTTATTTGAATCTGTAGAGGGTGGTGAGAATTGGGCACGCTATTCAATCATTGGTTTAGGCGAATCAACAGTTTTCTCTTGTAATGCAGGACAACTAACTATTCAACATGCCAATGGTGAGTTGAGCCAACAAGCTTGCTCAGACCCATTTCAATACATTCGAGATTTTCAAGCGCAGTTTAAAGTGCCATCACATGATTTAATTCCAGTGTTGCCAAAATTCACAGGGGGATTGGTGGGGTACTTTGGTTATGATTCTGTGCGCTATATTGAGCCCCGTTTAAGCAATATGCCTGAAGCTGACCCTGTAGGGCTGCCTGATCTATGGATGATGTTGTCTAAAACAGTAATCGTATTTGATAACCTAAAAGACACCTTATTTTTAATTGTGCATGCAGATGTTCATGATGCAGAAGCGTATACAAAAGCACAGCAACAATTAGATGAATTAGAAGCTTTGCTGGCAACACCGATTAGCTTACAAGCCAAAACACACACAGCACCACACTTTGAATCCTTAACAGGCAAAGAACGTTATTTGGCTTCGATTGAAAAAGTCAAAGAATACATTCGTGCAGGCGATGTCATGCAAGTGGTACCTGGGCATCGCATGGTATCGGATTTCGATGGTGAGCCTTTACAAGTTTACCGTGCATTGCGTCATTTAAACCCATCACCCTATTTATTCTTAGTACAAGGGCAGACTTTAGAAAATAATCAACCCTTCCATATAGTCGGTTCGTCACCAGAAATTTTATCCCGTTTGGAAAATGGTATTGCCACAGTAAGACCACTTGCAGGTACACGCCCACGTGGAAAAACCAAAGAAGAAGATTTGGCACTTGAGCAAGATTTACTTTCTGATGAAAAAGAAATCGCAGAACATTTAATGTTGATTGATTTGGGGCGTAATGACGTTGGTCGTGTCTCAAAAATTGGCAAAGTCAAAGTGACTGATCAAATGGTGATCGAACGTTACTCGCATGTCATGCATATTGTTTCGAATGTGCAAGGAGAAGTGTTGGATGATGTCGATGCTTTGGATGTTTTTAAAGCAACTTTCCCTGCTGGAACACTTTCAGGCGCACCTAAAATCCGTGCAATGGAAATTATTGACGAAGTTGAACCTGTAAAACGTGGAATTTTTGGTGGTGCTGTTGGTTATTTAGGCTGGCATGGTGAAATGGACATGTCGATTGCGATCCGTACCTGCGTAATTCGTGAAAATAAGGTCTATGTACAGGCTGGAGCTGGCTTAGTTTATGACTCAAATCCCGAATCTGAGTGGAATGAAACCCAAATAAAAGCTCGTGCAGTGATCAAAGCGGTTGAATTATCATCAAATGGATTGATTTTATAG
- the rplA gene encoding 50S ribosomal protein L1, whose translation MAKLTKRQKAIVAAIEANKVYTLEEAVAVLNGLPAVKFKESLDIAVNLGVDPRKSDQVVRGATTLPAGTGKTVRVAVFAQGAAAEAAKAEGADVVGFDDLAESIQAGNLDFDVVIAAPDAMRVVGKLGTILGPRGLMPNPKVGTVTPDVANAVKNAKAGQARYRVDKAGIIHAAIGQVGFTAEAVRSNVEALVADLKKAKPATSKGIYIQKITLSSTMGPGLTIDVTNVSK comes from the coding sequence ATGGCAAAGTTAACTAAACGTCAAAAAGCCATTGTTGCTGCTATTGAAGCAAACAAAGTTTACACTTTGGAAGAAGCAGTTGCAGTTCTTAACGGCCTTCCTGCAGTAAAATTCAAAGAATCTTTGGATATCGCTGTAAATCTAGGTGTTGATCCTCGTAAATCTGACCAAGTTGTTCGTGGCGCGACTACACTTCCTGCAGGTACTGGTAAAACTGTACGTGTTGCTGTGTTTGCACAAGGTGCTGCTGCTGAAGCTGCTAAAGCTGAAGGTGCAGACGTTGTTGGTTTTGATGATCTTGCTGAAAGTATCCAAGCGGGTAACCTTGATTTCGACGTAGTCATTGCTGCGCCTGACGCAATGCGTGTTGTTGGTAAATTGGGTACGATTCTTGGTCCACGTGGCTTAATGCCAAACCCTAAAGTGGGTACTGTAACTCCTGACGTAGCAAACGCTGTTAAAAATGCGAAAGCGGGTCAAGCGCGTTACCGTGTAGACAAAGCGGGTATCATTCACGCTGCGATCGGTCAAGTTGGTTTTACTGCTGAAGCTGTTCGTTCAAACGTTGAAGCACTTGTTGCTGACCTTAAGAAAGCAAAACCAGCAACTTCTAAAGGTATCTACATTCAAAAGATCACTTTGAGCTCAACTATGGGTCCTGGTCTTACAATTGATGTAACAAACGTTTCTAAATAA
- the secE gene encoding preprotein translocase subunit SecE, with the protein MSNDKSRDAMGGAPIPQRNNPAEVVSSGTPFDVVLWIVALVLLVGAMLVNQFLPAYWAPANSIWVRIGVIIACIVVALGLLYATHQGKGFVRLLKDARLELRRVTWPTKHETVTTSWQVLLVVVVAAIILWCFDYIIGWFMKFIIG; encoded by the coding sequence ATGTCGAATGATAAATCGCGTGACGCAATGGGCGGCGCGCCAATTCCTCAAAGAAATAACCCTGCTGAAGTAGTCAGTTCTGGTACACCATTTGATGTGGTGTTATGGATTGTCGCATTGGTATTGTTGGTCGGTGCAATGTTGGTAAATCAGTTTTTACCTGCATATTGGGCGCCTGCAAATAGTATTTGGGTGCGTATTGGGGTAATTATAGCTTGTATCGTAGTGGCTTTAGGTTTATTATACGCCACCCATCAAGGCAAAGGCTTTGTTCGTTTGTTGAAAGATGCTCGATTAGAATTACGTCGAGTGACTTGGCCGACGAAACATGAAACAGTCACAACTTCATGGCAAGTCCTGCTGGTAGTAGTAGTTGCTGCAATCATTCTGTGGTGTTTTGACTACATCATTGGTTGGTTTATGAAGTTTATTATCGGGTAA
- the rplJ gene encoding 50S ribosomal protein L10 encodes MALLIEDKKQIVAEVTEVASTAYAAVVADYQGLTVEQLTALRVEARKLGVATRVVRNTLAKRALQDTQFNILSDNLVGPTILAFSTSEDDMGAAARLFEEFAKTNKAFELKAAAFDGKVYQGAEVSVIANLPNQEKALTMLANVLQAPISKLGRLITALKEKNESEAA; translated from the coding sequence ATGGCTCTTCTTATCGAAGACAAAAAACAGATCGTAGCGGAAGTAACTGAAGTTGCTTCAACTGCGTATGCTGCTGTTGTTGCTGACTATCAAGGTTTAACTGTTGAGCAATTAACTGCTCTTCGTGTTGAAGCGCGTAAACTTGGTGTTGCTACACGTGTTGTACGTAATACTTTGGCGAAACGTGCGCTTCAAGATACTCAATTTAATATCTTGAGCGACAACCTTGTTGGTCCAACAATCTTAGCTTTCTCGACTTCTGAAGATGACATGGGTGCAGCTGCACGCTTGTTTGAAGAATTCGCTAAAACGAACAAAGCATTTGAACTTAAAGCTGCTGCATTTGATGGCAAAGTTTATCAAGGTGCTGAAGTTAGCGTGATTGCGAATCTTCCAAACCAAGAAAAAGCGCTTACTATGCTTGCAAACGTTCTTCAAGCTCCTATTTCGAAATTGGGTCGCCTTATTACAGCGCTCAAAGAGAAAAACGAGTCAGAAGCTGCATAA
- a CDS encoding HAD-IA family hydrolase, with the protein MNVAKLDQRELILFDLDGTLVDSAFDLYRAMNLSLERLGLPLVTEAQVRIWIGKGTALFCESTLRYLKGEVDPSLQQQLLATFLEIYNADPCVDTKPFPGVLEFLQWGIQNNKKLICVTNKPEQPARKILEILQMDHYFVDVVGGDRFDRRKPDPIQLNYCIERYQSSAEKTLMIGDSSNDVEAARRAQVDCVVLSYGYNHGEDIQLCQPQQVIDNVMELFA; encoded by the coding sequence ATGAATGTTGCAAAGTTGGATCAACGAGAACTTATTTTATTTGATTTGGATGGCACGTTGGTTGACTCTGCCTTTGACTTATATCGAGCAATGAATCTGAGTTTAGAGCGTTTAGGATTGCCTTTGGTCACAGAAGCGCAAGTGCGTATTTGGATTGGAAAAGGTACAGCATTGTTTTGTGAAAGCACTTTGCGCTACTTAAAAGGGGAGGTTGATCCAAGTTTACAGCAACAGCTTTTGGCGACATTTTTAGAGATTTATAATGCTGATCCTTGTGTGGACACGAAACCCTTTCCTGGTGTTTTAGAATTTTTACAATGGGGAATACAAAATAATAAGAAACTGATTTGTGTGACCAATAAGCCCGAGCAACCTGCACGAAAAATTTTAGAAATACTACAGATGGATCATTACTTTGTAGATGTGGTCGGTGGGGATCGCTTTGATCGACGGAAGCCTGATCCGATACAGTTAAACTACTGCATAGAGCGCTATCAATCATCGGCTGAAAAAACCTTAATGATTGGTGATTCAAGTAATGATGTCGAGGCTGCACGTCGTGCGCAGGTTGATTGTGTTGTGCTCAGCTATGGCTATAATCATGGTGAAGATATTCAATTGTGTCAGCCACAACAAGTGATTGATAATGTCATGGAATTATTCGCTTAA
- a CDS encoding FHA domain-containing protein has protein sequence MTWKLKAISAELEGKEVLINKDMLVGRHQDAEIQLQSAEVSRRHAAFLVKDDALWVQDLKSSNGTFVNDVRVDDQKLLKDNDIVQFASLKFHVYAPAVQAEVMPEQASTVVVPDVVEEIIQPVEAIATSEIDQKDVEKTAAQQMNEQGMSELSARDENVQLSRDGMPTHIGVPKPAPIPKDVDIHAPSTPEACDIKTPDVCVEKEAETQKNAQIGLITIIALVILAVIAWLFFK, from the coding sequence ATGACTTGGAAATTAAAGGCAATTAGCGCAGAACTTGAAGGCAAAGAAGTCCTCATTAACAAAGATATGTTGGTGGGTCGTCATCAAGATGCAGAAATTCAATTGCAATCGGCTGAAGTATCTCGCCGCCATGCTGCTTTTTTAGTAAAAGATGATGCACTTTGGGTTCAAGATTTGAAATCATCCAATGGTACATTTGTAAATGATGTTCGTGTCGATGATCAAAAACTATTAAAAGATAATGATATTGTTCAATTTGCCAGTTTAAAGTTTCATGTCTATGCTCCTGCTGTACAAGCAGAGGTGATGCCTGAACAGGCATCAACCGTTGTTGTTCCAGACGTTGTAGAAGAAATTATACAACCTGTAGAAGCGATTGCGACTTCAGAAATTGACCAAAAAGATGTAGAAAAGACAGCTGCACAACAAATGAATGAGCAAGGTATGTCTGAGCTTTCTGCACGAGATGAGAATGTTCAACTCTCTCGTGATGGTATGCCAACCCATATCGGTGTGCCAAAACCTGCACCAATTCCAAAAGATGTGGATATTCATGCACCAAGCACACCAGAAGCATGTGATATTAAAACACCTGATGTTTGTGTAGAGAAAGAAGCTGAAACGCAAAAAAATGCACAAATCGGTTTAATTACCATCATTGCTTTGGTGATTCTAGCAGTGATAGCTTGGCTATTTTTTAAATAA